The following proteins are co-located in the SAR202 cluster bacterium genome:
- a CDS encoding tetratricopeptide repeat protein — MDTASQYRQLFADAAGRLGEDLDLARASLYIEGEDFGSVDVNECLGKLDRLAHRAGDLLGPSMNITSKLESLGLYMSVKEGFKGDAKDYYNPDNVYLNRVLDRRRGMPIALSLVYMEVGLRLGIQFDAIGLPGHLVIRAITPERDYYIDPFHRGRVISKSDCVEMVGKMYGDKVELHERFFEPYTKKQFLVRLLSNLKGIYSRSGEYAKALAAADRIAILDPYMGSNLKERSWIFQQMGQYKRAIEDLESYLKAWPQVEDAQQVKDQIQGLWKTIATLN; from the coding sequence ATGGACACTGCTTCACAGTACCGGCAGCTTTTTGCGGACGCGGCGGGACGGTTAGGCGAGGACTTAGACCTGGCGCGGGCGTCGCTTTACATCGAGGGCGAGGACTTTGGGAGCGTCGATGTGAACGAGTGCCTTGGCAAGCTGGACAGGCTGGCGCATAGGGCCGGCGACCTGCTGGGGCCTTCGATGAATATTACGTCCAAGCTGGAGTCGCTGGGCCTATATATGAGCGTGAAAGAAGGGTTTAAGGGGGACGCGAAAGACTATTACAACCCCGACAACGTTTATCTGAACCGGGTCCTGGACAGGCGCAGAGGTATGCCGATAGCCCTCAGTCTGGTTTATATGGAGGTAGGACTCAGGCTGGGGATTCAGTTCGATGCCATAGGATTGCCGGGACATCTGGTTATCAGGGCCATCACCCCGGAACGAGATTATTACATCGACCCGTTCCATCGGGGGCGGGTGATATCCAAGTCGGACTGTGTGGAGATGGTGGGGAAGATGTATGGCGACAAGGTTGAGCTGCATGAGCGGTTTTTTGAGCCTTACACCAAGAAGCAGTTTCTGGTGAGGCTTTTGAGTAACTTGAAGGGGATATACAGCCGGTCGGGAGAGTACGCAAAGGCGCTGGCGGCGGCAGACAGGATAGCCATCCTGGACCCCTATATGGGGAGCAATCTTAAGGAGCGGTCCTGGATATTTCAGCAGATGGGCCAGTACAAGAGGGCCATTGAGGACCTGGAGAGTTACTTAAAAGCCTGGCCTCAGGTAGAGGATGCACAGCAAGTTAAGGATCAGATCCAGGGATTGTGGAAAACCATTGCGACGCTGAACTAG